Genomic DNA from Bosea sp. (in: a-proteobacteria):
GTCTTGACGTTGCAGAAGGCGCAGGCGCGCGTGCAGGTGTCCCCCAGGATCATGAAGGTCGCGTGCTTCTTCTCCCAGCACTCGCCGATGTTCGGGCAACCAGCCTCCTCGCACACCGTGACGAGCTTGTTGGCCTTCACGATGGCATGGGTCTCGGCCCATTTGGGCGAGCCGGGAGCCTTGACGCGGATCCAGTCCGGCTTAGGCAGCACCGGGTTGTCCACGCGGCGCTGCTTTTCGGGATGGCGCGGCTGTTCCTTCGGCGCGTCAGCCTTGCGCGGATCGGCTTTCAGGAGGTCGAGGACAACGGGCATCGGCATTCCCATGAATTGATGCGCATATAGGGGCAGCGCGGGCCAAGCGCAAAATGGCGGAAAGGCGCAGGCGTTGACACATCACCCGCCGGCCATCAGGGACGAAGCCAGTGGGTTACGCACTCGGCTGCGCCGCCCGTCATGGCGTTCCGATCAGGCGTTCAGGACCTTCCCATAAGCGTCGAGCACGCTTTCCTTCATCATCTCGCTCAGCGTGGGATGCGGGAAGACCGTGTGCATCAGCTCTTCCTCGGTCGTCTCCAGCCCCATGGCGACCACGAAGCCCTGGATCAGCTCGGTGACTTCCGCGCCGACCATGTGGGCGCCGAGCAGCTTGCCGGTCCTGGCGTCGAAGATCGTCTTGATCATCCCGAAGTCTTCGCCAAGCGCGATGGCCTTGCCGTTCGCCGCGAAGGAGAAGCGGCCGACCTTCAGCTCATGGCCGGCAGCTTTCGCCTTGGCCTCCGTCAGGCCGACGCTGGCGACCTGGGGGTGGCAATAGGTGCAGCCGGGGATCTTGTCCTTCTCGATGCCGTGCACCTTGAGCCCTGCGATCGTCTCGACGCAGATCACGCCCTCATGCTCGGCCTTGTGCGCCAGCATGGGCGGGCCGGCGACATCGCCGATTGCCCAGATTCCCGGCACGTTGGTGCGGCCATGCCCATCGACGCCCACCACGCCGCGATCCATCTTCACGCCAAGCGCTTCCAGCCCGAGATGCTCGCTGTTGCAGACGACGCCAACCGCCGAAATCAGTCGGTCCGCCGTCATTTCGCTCGTCTTGCCGTCCACCTCGATTGTGGCGGTGATGCTGTCCGAACCCTTCACGACCTTTGCGACCTTGGCCCCGGTCATGAACCTGATGCCGGCCTTCTCCAGCGCCTTGCGGGCCATGGC
This window encodes:
- the lpdA gene encoding dihydrolipoyl dehydrogenase, producing MSAYDLIIIGSGPGGYVAAIRASQLGLKTAIIEREHLGGICLNWGCIPTKALLRSAEILHYGQHAKAYGLTLDGTITPDVKAVVERSRGVSLRLNGGVGFLMKKNKIDVIWGEAKVTRPGEVTVGKVMKPAFQPQPPIPKGVKGEGVYTAKNVIIATGARPRSLPGIEADGKLIWTYYEAMVPPAMPKSLLVMGSGAIGVEFASFYNAMGVDVTVVELLPQILPQEDVEISAMARKALEKAGIRFMTGAKVAKVVKGSDSITATIEVDGKTSEMTADRLISAVGVVCNSEHLGLEALGVKMDRGVVGVDGHGRTNVPGIWAIGDVAGPPMLAHKAEHEGVICVETIAGLKVHGIEKDKIPGCTYCHPQVASVGLTEAKAKAAGHELKVGRFSFAANGKAIALGEDFGMIKTIFDARTGKLLGAHMVGAEVTELIQGFVVAMGLETTEEELMHTVFPHPTLSEMMKESVLDAYGKVLNA